One genomic segment of Candidatus Nitrosocosmicus arcticus includes these proteins:
- a CDS encoding alpha/beta fold hydrolase: MKSKNNEKIMVLIPLILVASIAVFACLLSLQQIYAQVSSTTSPANNNSTEPLPVLLVHGYLADASTWKKWEDLLKKDNIPVFPITFKQSDDKCGSAAEHAKELSDQIANVKDQTGQNIVNIVGHSKGGLDARMYLGNNTEDVANLVMIGTPNAGSPLAENNEVCTPAVYDLRPGAADSKVKENPNTKYYSIAGDWNPDAGNCDLSLFSPIQRGGYDSLPKPNDGMVPISSVESLDYSKSLGHSKSCHSNLLSEYEYGLAKDVLLGNK; the protein is encoded by the coding sequence TTGAAGAGTAAAAATAACGAAAAAATTATGGTATTAATCCCTTTAATTTTAGTTGCTTCTATTGCCGTGTTTGCTTGTTTGTTATCACTTCAACAAATTTATGCTCAAGTCTCATCTACTACAAGTCCTGCAAATAACAATTCAACCGAACCATTACCTGTTCTTTTGGTGCATGGTTACTTAGCAGATGCTTCCACATGGAAAAAGTGGGAAGATTTGTTAAAAAAAGACAATATTCCAGTATTCCCAATAACTTTTAAGCAATCTGATGACAAATGTGGTTCAGCTGCCGAACATGCAAAAGAATTATCCGATCAAATCGCTAATGTCAAAGACCAGACAGGTCAAAATATAGTGAATATAGTTGGCCATAGCAAAGGCGGTTTAGATGCGAGGATGTATTTGGGGAATAACACTGAGGATGTGGCAAATTTAGTAATGATTGGAACTCCTAATGCAGGTTCTCCATTAGCAGAAAATAATGAAGTGTGTACACCTGCAGTATACGATTTGAGGCCGGGAGCTGCAGATTCAAAAGTAAAGGAGAATCCAAATACCAAATATTACTCTATTGCAGGTGATTGGAATCCTGATGCAGGAAACTGCGACCTATCACTATTTTCTCCTATTCAGCGAGGAGGGTATGATAGTCTTCCAAAACCTAATGATGGAATGGTTCCAATTTCCAGTGTAGAATCATTAGATTATTCAAAAAGCCTTGGACATAGCAAAAGCTGTCACTCGAATTTATTGAGTGAATACGAGTATGGGTTAGCAAAAGATGTGCTCCTGGGAAATAAATGA
- a CDS encoding NADPH-dependent FMN reductase, with translation MNDHRMRVAIILGSTRPGRNGEAVGRWIYEIAKNRSDADFELVDIKDFNLPLLDEPIPPSLGQYSNEHTKSWSAKINSFDAYVFVTPEYNHGISGALKNAIDFLFKEWNDKVAGFVSYGSAGGVRAVEQLRLVMAELKVATVRAQVQLSLFTDFENYSNFKPHPFHRKVANNMLDEVIAWAGALRVLRTKE, from the coding sequence ATGAACGACCATAGAATGAGGGTAGCAATTATCCTTGGCAGTACTAGACCTGGCCGTAATGGTGAAGCAGTGGGCCGGTGGATATATGAGATTGCAAAGAATAGGAGCGACGCCGACTTTGAGTTAGTTGACATTAAAGACTTTAACCTTCCTTTATTGGATGAACCGATCCCGCCTTCCCTGGGTCAATATTCTAATGAACACACCAAGTCTTGGTCAGCAAAAATCAATTCTTTTGATGCATATGTATTTGTGACACCCGAATATAATCATGGAATCTCCGGAGCATTAAAAAATGCTATCGATTTTCTTTTCAAAGAGTGGAATGACAAGGTTGCAGGATTCGTTAGTTATGGTAGCGCTGGAGGTGTACGCGCCGTGGAGCAATTGCGTTTGGTTATGGCAGAGTTAAAGGTTGCGACCGTTCGTGCTCAAGTCCAGCTTTCGCTTTTTACCGATTTTGAAAACTATTCAAATTTCAAACCTCACCCCTTCCATCGGAAAGTGGCCAACAATATGCTAGACGAAGTAATCG